A DNA window from Camelina sativa cultivar DH55 chromosome 17, Cs, whole genome shotgun sequence contains the following coding sequences:
- the LOC104759479 gene encoding GDSL esterase/lipase At1g28580-like yields MAPLLTKLVVSFILSTLFLTMVNSEPECRNLRSIISFGDSTADTGNLLGLSDPNDHPQVALPPYGETFFHHPTGRFSNGRLIIDFIAEFLGLPLVPPFYGSQNANFEKGVNFAVGGATALKRSFLEERGIHFPYTNVSLGVQLSSFKESLPKLCGSPSDCRDMIENALILMGEIGGNDYNYAFFVEKSIEEVKELVPLVIRTISSAITELIGMGGKTFLVPGEFPMGCSVVYLTIYHTANMEEYDPLTGCLKLLNKFGEYHNEQLQVELNRLQKLYPRVNIIYADYYNVLSSIFQEPAKFGFINRPLSACCGFGGPYNDTVGKKCGTDVVEGCSDPSKYVAWDGVHLTEAAYSLIAEGILSGPYTIPPFDWSCLSSRKIKNNGGSSDTGNSLRSN; encoded by the exons ATGGCTCCTCTGTTGACGAAGCTCGTGGTCAGCTTCATTTTATCTACTCTTTTTCTCACTATGGTAAACTCGGAACCAGAGTGCCGGAACTTGAGATCGATCATAAGTTTCGGTGATTCGACTGCCGACACTGGAAACTTGCTCGGCCTCTCCGATCCTAACGATCATCCTCAGGTCGCGCTTCCACCGTACGGAGAAACTTTCTTCCACCATCCCACCGGACGTTTCTCAAACGGCCGCCTCATCATCGATTTCATTG CTGAATTCTTAGGTTTACCGCTCGTGCCTCCATTTTATGGATCTCAAAATGCAAACTTTGAGAAAGGAGTTAATTTCGCGGTAGGTGGAGCAACAGCACTGAAACGTTCCTTTCTTGAGGAGAGGGGAATTCACTTTCCTTACACCAATGTCAGTTTAGGTGTTCAGCTTAGTAGCTTCAAGGAGAGTCTGCCTAAGTTATGTGGCTCTCCTTCAG ACTGCAGAGATATGATAGAAAATGCTTTAATTCTCATGGGAGAAATAGGAGGGAATGACTATAATTACGCATTCTTCGTGGAAAAAAGCATTGAAGAGGTCAAAGAGCTGGTTCCTCTAGTTATCAGAACTATTTCTTCCGCAATCACT GAGTTAATCGGTATGGGAGGGAAAACATTTCTAGTTCCCGGAGAATTCCCTATGGGATGCTCAGTGGTTTATTTGACAATATATCATACAGCAAACATGGAAGAATACGATCCTTTAACAGGATGTTTGAAATTGCTGAATAAGTTCGGAGAATATCACAACGAGCAGCTTCAAGTAGAACTCAACAGACTACAGAAGTTGTACCCTCGTGTCAATATCATATACGCGGACTACTACAACGTTCTATCGAGCATTTTCCAAGAACCAGCCAAATTCG GGTTCATAAACAGACCCTTGTCGGCTTGCTGCGGTTTTGGAGGACCGTACAACGATACGGTGGGTAAGAAATGCGGGACTGATGTAGTTGAAGGTTGTAGTGATCCTTCAAAGTATGTGGCTTGGGATGGTGTTCATTTGACTGAGGCTGCGTACAGCTTGATTGCTGAGGGTATACTAAGCGGACCTTATACAATTCCTCCTTTCGATTGGTCTTGTCTCAGCTCtagaaaaattaagaacaatGGAGGATCATCTGACACAGGAAATTCTCTGAGGAGCAACTGA
- the LOC109130222 gene encoding GDSL esterase/lipase At1g28580-like isoform X2 yields the protein MASLDSPLLMKLILFFLSTFVVTYVSSETKCREFKSIISFGDSVSDTGNFLGLSDPNNLPHFAFLPYGETFFHHPTGRFSNGRLIIDFIAEFLSLPLVPPFYGSQNANFEKGVNFAVAGATALEHSFLEERGIDFFNTNVSLAVQLSSFKESLPNLCGSPSDMMENALILMGEIGLNDYFYLFFVGKSIQEVKELIPLVITTVSSAITELIGMGGKTFLVPGEFPMGCLVAYLTLYQTSNKEEYDPLTGCLTWLNKFGENHDGQLRAELNRLQKLYPHVNIIYADYYNALLRFYQEPAKFGFMDRPLSACCGVGGPYNYTSVTQCGTDVVEGCSDPSKYVAWDGVHMTEAAYRLISDGILKGPYAVPPFDWSCLSFEIKDNGSSDTKNYLLNN from the exons ATGGCGTCTCTCGATTCTCCTCTCTTGATGAAACTCATCCTCTTCTTTTTATCTACTTTTGTTGTCACTTACGTGAGCTCTGAAACAAAGTGCCGGGAATTCAAATCGATCATCAGTTTCGGAGATTCAGTTTCCGACACTGGAAACTTTCTTGGTCTCTCTGATCCTAACAATCTCCCTCACTTTGCGTTTCTACCGTATGGAGAGACCTTTTTCCACCATCCCACAGGTCGTTTCTCAAACGGCCGTCTCATTATCGATTTCATCG CTGAATTCTTGAGTTTACCACTTGTGCCTCCATTTTATGGATCTCAAAATGCAAACTTTGAGAAGGGTGTTAATTTTGCGGTAGCGGGAGCAACAGCACTGGAACATTCTTTTCTTGAAGAGAGAGGAATTGACTTTTTTAACACCAACGTTAGTCTAGCCGTTCAGCTTAGTAGCTTCAAAGAGAGTTTGCCTAACTTGTGTGGTTCTCCTTCAG ATATGATGGAAAATGCTTTAATTCTCATGGGAGAAATTGGATTGAATGACTATTTTTACCTATTCTTTGTGGGGAAAAGCATTCAAGAGGTCAAGGAGTTGATACCCCTGGTTATAACTACTGTCTCTTCTGCGATCACG GAGTTAATCGGTATGGGTGGGAAAACATTTCTGGTGCCCGGAGAGTTCCCTATGGGATGCTTAGTAGCCTATTTGACATTAtatcaaacatcaaacaaagaggaatATGATCCTCTGACAGGATGTTTGACATGGCTGAACAAGTTTGGAGAAAACCACGATGGGCAGCTTCGAGCAGAACTCAACAGACTCCAAAAGTTGTACCCTCATGTCAATATCATATATGCTGACTACTACAACGCGTTGTTGCGCTTTTATCAAGAACCAGCCAAATTCG GATTCATGGACAGACCCTTGTCCGCTTGCTGCGGCGTAGGAGGACCTTACAACTATACTTCAGTTACGCAATGTGGCACTGATGTAGTTGAAGGTTGTAGTGATCCTTCAAAGTATGTTGCTTGGGACGGTGTTCATATGACTGAGGCTGCGTACAGATTGATCTCCGATGGTATACTAAAGGGTCCATATGCGGTTCCTCCATTCGATTGGTCTTGCCTCAGCTTCGAAATTAAGGATAATGGGTCATCTGACACAAAGAATTATTTGTTGAACAATTGA
- the LOC109130222 gene encoding GDSL esterase/lipase At1g28580-like isoform X1, whose protein sequence is MASLDSPLLMKLILFFLSTFVVTYVSSETKCREFKSIISFGDSVSDTGNFLGLSDPNNLPHFAFLPYGETFFHHPTGRFSNGRLIIDFIAEFLSLPLVPPFYGSQNANFEKGVNFAVAGATALEHSFLEERGIDFFNTNVSLAVQLSSFKESLPNLCGSPSDCTDMMENALILMGEIGLNDYFYLFFVGKSIQEVKELIPLVITTVSSAITELIGMGGKTFLVPGEFPMGCLVAYLTLYQTSNKEEYDPLTGCLTWLNKFGENHDGQLRAELNRLQKLYPHVNIIYADYYNALLRFYQEPAKFGFMDRPLSACCGVGGPYNYTSVTQCGTDVVEGCSDPSKYVAWDGVHMTEAAYRLISDGILKGPYAVPPFDWSCLSFEIKDNGSSDTKNYLLNN, encoded by the exons ATGGCGTCTCTCGATTCTCCTCTCTTGATGAAACTCATCCTCTTCTTTTTATCTACTTTTGTTGTCACTTACGTGAGCTCTGAAACAAAGTGCCGGGAATTCAAATCGATCATCAGTTTCGGAGATTCAGTTTCCGACACTGGAAACTTTCTTGGTCTCTCTGATCCTAACAATCTCCCTCACTTTGCGTTTCTACCGTATGGAGAGACCTTTTTCCACCATCCCACAGGTCGTTTCTCAAACGGCCGTCTCATTATCGATTTCATCG CTGAATTCTTGAGTTTACCACTTGTGCCTCCATTTTATGGATCTCAAAATGCAAACTTTGAGAAGGGTGTTAATTTTGCGGTAGCGGGAGCAACAGCACTGGAACATTCTTTTCTTGAAGAGAGAGGAATTGACTTTTTTAACACCAACGTTAGTCTAGCCGTTCAGCTTAGTAGCTTCAAAGAGAGTTTGCCTAACTTGTGTGGTTCTCCTTCAG ACTGCACAGATATGATGGAAAATGCTTTAATTCTCATGGGAGAAATTGGATTGAATGACTATTTTTACCTATTCTTTGTGGGGAAAAGCATTCAAGAGGTCAAGGAGTTGATACCCCTGGTTATAACTACTGTCTCTTCTGCGATCACG GAGTTAATCGGTATGGGTGGGAAAACATTTCTGGTGCCCGGAGAGTTCCCTATGGGATGCTTAGTAGCCTATTTGACATTAtatcaaacatcaaacaaagaggaatATGATCCTCTGACAGGATGTTTGACATGGCTGAACAAGTTTGGAGAAAACCACGATGGGCAGCTTCGAGCAGAACTCAACAGACTCCAAAAGTTGTACCCTCATGTCAATATCATATATGCTGACTACTACAACGCGTTGTTGCGCTTTTATCAAGAACCAGCCAAATTCG GATTCATGGACAGACCCTTGTCCGCTTGCTGCGGCGTAGGAGGACCTTACAACTATACTTCAGTTACGCAATGTGGCACTGATGTAGTTGAAGGTTGTAGTGATCCTTCAAAGTATGTTGCTTGGGACGGTGTTCATATGACTGAGGCTGCGTACAGATTGATCTCCGATGGTATACTAAAGGGTCCATATGCGGTTCCTCCATTCGATTGGTCTTGCCTCAGCTTCGAAATTAAGGATAATGGGTCATCTGACACAAAGAATTATTTGTTGAACAATTGA
- the LOC104759480 gene encoding GDSL esterase/lipase At1g28580-like — MASPILMKVLIVICLSTFVVTNVSSETQCREFKSIISFGDSNADTGNLLGLSDPNNLPHFAFPPYGETFFHHPTGRFSNGRVIIGFIAEFLGLPLVPPFYGSQNANFEKGVNFAVAGATALERSFLEERGIHFPCTNLSLGVQLRSFIESLPKLCGSPSDCGDMMENALILMGEIGGTDYNYAFLAGQSIEEVKELIPLVITTISYAIKELIGMGGRTFLVPGDFPLGCSAIYLTSYQTSDMEAYDPSTGCLTWLNKFGENHDEQLQAELNRLQKLYPHVNIIYADYYKALLRIYQEPAKFGFMNRPLSACCGVGGPYNFTSFWQCGDDVVEACSDPSKYVTWDGVHMTEAAYSLISEGILKGPYAVPPFDWSCLSSEIKDNGLSEKKNRLMNH, encoded by the exons ATGGCGTCTCCTATATTAATGAAGGTCCTCATAGTCATCTGTTTATCTACTTTTGTTGTCACTAACGTGAGCTCGGAAACACAGTGCCGGGAATTCAAATCGATCATCAGTTTTGGAGACTCCAATGCCGACACTGGAAACTTGCTTGGCCTCTCAGATCCTAACAATCTCCCTCACTTTGCGTTTCCACCGTATGGAGAGACCTTCTTCCACCATCCCACTGGTCGTTTCTCAAACGGCCGTGTCATTATCGGTTTCATCG CTGAATTCTTGGGTTTACCGCTTGTGCCTCCTTTTTATGGATCTCAAAATGCAAACTTTGAGAAGGGTGTTAACTTTGCGGTAGCGGGAGCAACGGCACTGGAACGCTCTTTTCTTGAAGAGAGAGGAATTCATTTTCCTTGCACCAACTTAAGTCTTGGCGTTCAGCTTCGTAGCTTCATAGAGAGTTTGCCTAAACTATGTGGCTCTCCTTCAG ACTGCGGAGATATGATGGAAAACGCTTTGATTCTCATGGGAGAAATTGGAGGGACTGACTATAATTACGCATTCTTAGCTGGCCAAAGCATTGAAGAGGTCAAGGAGTTGATACCCCTCGTGATCACTACTATCTCTTATGCAATCAAG GAGTTAATAGGTATGGGGGGCAGAACATTTCTGGTGCCCGGAGATTTCCCACTGGGATGCTCAGCAATCTATTTGACATCTTATCAAACATCAGACATGGAAGCATATGATCCTTCGACAGGATGTTTGACATGGCTGAACAAGTTTGGAGAAAACCACGACGAGCAGCTTCAAGCAGAACTCAACAGACTCCAGAAGTTGTACCCTCATGTCAACATCATATATGCTGACTACTACAAAGCGCTGTTGCGCATTTATCAAGAACCAGCCAAATTCG GATTCATGAACAGACCCTTGTCCGCTTGCTGTGGCGTAGGAGGACCTTACAATTTTACCTCATTTTGGCAATGTGGGGATGATGTAGTTGAAGCTTGCAGTGATCCTTCAAAGTATGTGACTTGGGACGGTGTTCATATGACTGAGGCTGCATACAGCTTGATTTCTGAAGGTATACTAAAGGGACCCTATGCGGTTCCTCCTTTCGATTGGTCTTGCCTCAGCTCGGAAATTAAGGACAATGGACTGTCTGAAAAAAAGAATCGTTTGATGAACCACTGA
- the LOC104757206 gene encoding GDSL esterase/lipase At1g28580-like (The sequence of the model RefSeq protein was modified relative to this genomic sequence to represent the inferred CDS: added 30 bases not found in genome assembly), which translates to MSPLFLFFDKFIHQPLTMASPDSPLLMKLLFVFICLSTFTVTNVSSETQCRQFKSIISFGDSIADTGNLLGLSDPNELPHVAFPPYGETFFHHPTGRFSNGRLIIDFIADFLGLPLVPPFYGSQNANFEKGVNFAVAGATALERSFLEKKGILFPHTNVSLGVQISSFKESLPKLCGSPSDCRDMIENALILMGEIGGNDYNYAFFVNKSIEEIKELIPLVITTISSAITELIGMGGRTILVPGDFPLGCSATYLTLYQTSNVEAYDPLTGCLTWLNKYGKNHGEQLRVELNRLQKLYPHVNIIYADYYNALLRIYQDPTKFGFMKRPLSACCGVGGPYNFTPVPPFDWSCLSSEIKDNGKLTRTII; encoded by the exons AtgtctcctctgtttcttttttttgacaaattcaTTCACCAACCTCTCACAATGGCTTCTCCTGATTCTCCTCTATTGATGAAGCTCCTGTTCGTATTCATCTGTTTATCAACTTTTACTGTCACTAACGTGAGCTCGGAAACACAGTGCCGGCAATTCAAATCGATCATCAGTTTCGGAGATTCGATCGCAGACACTGGAAACTTGCTCGGGCTCTCAGATCCTAACGAACTTCCTCACGTGGCGTTTCCACCGTATGGAGAGACCTTCTTCCACCATCCCACTGGTCGTTTCTCAAACGGTCGCCTCATTATAGACTTCATCG CTGATTTCTTGGGTTTACCGCTTGTGCCTCCATTTTATGGATCTCAAAATGCAAACTTTGAGAAAGGTGTTAACTTTGCGGTAGCGGGAGCAACAGCACTGGAACGCTCTTTTCTTGAAAAGAAAGGAATTCTTTTTCCTCACACCAATGTCAGTCTAGGCGTTCAGATTAGTAGCTTCAAAGAGAGTTTGCCTAAACTATGTGGCTCTCCTTCAG actGCAGAGATATGATAGAAAATGCTTTGATTCTCATGGGAGAAATTGGAGGGAATGATTATAATTACGCATTCTTCGTGAACAAAAGCATTGAAGAGATCAAGGAGTTGATACCCCTGGTTATCACTACTATCTCTTCTGCAATCACG GAGCTGATCGGTATGGGGGGCAGAACAATTCTGGTGCCCGGAGATTTCCCACTCGGATGCTCAGCAACCTATTT ATATGATCCTTTGACAGGATGTTTGACATGGCTGAACAAGTATGGGAAAAACCACGGCGAGCAGCTTCGAGTGGAACTCAACAGACTCCAGAAGTTGTACCCTCATGTCAACATCATATACGCTGACTACTACAACGCTCTCTTGCGCATTTACCAAGATCCAACCAAATTCG GATTCATGAAAAGACCCTTGTCCGCGTGCTGCGGCGTAGGAGGACCTTACAACTTTACCCCAG TTCCTCCTTTCGATTGGTCTTGCCTCAGCTCGGAAATAAAGGACAATGGAAAACTGACACGCACAATTATTTGA
- the LOC104759481 gene encoding GDSL esterase/lipase At1g28590-like, with protein sequence MACPDSPLLMKLVSFILLAFLVTSLNAQMQCKNFKSIISFGDSIADTGNLLSLADPNDLPGSAFPPYGESFLKHPTGRFSDGRLIIDFIAEFLGLPLVPPFYGSQHANFEKGVNFAVAGATALESSFLERRGIHSSITNFSLGVQLRSFKESLPCLCVSPSDCKDTIENALILMGEIGGNDYNFALFQRKAIEEVKELVPLVIATISSAITV encoded by the exons ATGGCATGTCCAGATTCTCCTCTGTTGATGAAGCTCGTGAGCTTCATTTTATTAGCTTTCTTAGTCACTAGTTTGAACGcgcaaatgcaatgcaagaaCTTCAAATCGATCATTAGTTTCGGAGATTCGATTGCTGATACCGGAAACTTGCTCAGTCTCGCGGACCCTAACGACCTTCCTGGTTCTGCGTTCCCGCCGTACGGAGAATCCTTTCTCAAACACCCAACGGGCCGTTTCTCCGACGGCCGCCTCATCATTGATTTCATTG CTGAATTCTTGGGTTTACCGCTTGTGCCTCCTTTTTATGGATCTCAACATGCAAACTTTGAGAAAGGAGTTAATTTCGCAGTGGCTGGAGCAACGGCACTGGAATCTTCCTTTCTTGAGAGGAGAGGAATTCATTCTTCTATCACCAACTTCAGTTTAGGCGTTCAGCTTAGGAGCTTCAAGGAGAGTTTGCCTTGCTTATGTGTCTCTCCTTCAG attgtaAAGATACGATTGAAAATGCTTTAATTCTCATGGGAGAGATTGGAGGAAATGATTATAATTTCGCACTCTTCCAACGCAAAGCCATTGAGGAAGTGAAAGAACTGGTCCCGCTTGTGATCGCTACTATTTCTTCTGCAATAACGGTATAG
- the LOC104757207 gene encoding GDSL esterase/lipase At1g28600 isoform X2, giving the protein MIGNALILMGEIGGNDYNFPFFQRKPVKEVEELVPLVINTISSAVTELIAMGGRTFLVPGNFPIGCSVIYLTLYQTSNKEEYDPLTGCLKWLNNFGEYHEEQLHAELNRLRKLNPHVNIIYADYYNALLRLFQEPAKFGFGNRPFPACCGIGGPYNFSLNRNCGSVGVKSCNDPSKYVGWDGIHMTEAAYKLIADGILQGPYAIPPFNWSCLNSETNKKSLDTDYSLINIDTTLSKTLRQE; this is encoded by the exons ATGATTGGAAATGCTTTGATTCTCATGGGAGAAATTGGAGGGAATGATTATAATTTCCCATTCTTCCAACGCAAACCTGTTAAGGAAGTCGAAGAGCTAGTTCCGCTGGTAATCAACACTATTTCTTCTGCAGTCACG GAGTTGATTGCTATGGGAGGCAGAACCTTTCTTGTGCCCGGAAATTTCCCTATAGGATGCTCAGTGATCTATTTGACATTATATCAGACATCAAACAAGGAAGAATATGATCCATTAACAGGATGTCTAAAATGGTTGAATAATTTTGGAGAATACCACGAAGAGCAGCTTCACGCAGAACTCAACAGACTCAGGAAGCTCAACCCTCATGTCAATATTATATACGCTGACTACTACAATGCTCTGTTGCGCCTTTTCCAAGAACCAGCCAAATTCG GGTTCGGGAACAGACCTTTCCCTGCTTGTTGTGGTATTGGAGGACCGTACAACTTCAGCCTCAATAGAAATTGTGGGAGTGTCGGAGTGAAATCGTGCAATGATCCTTCAAAGTATGTGGGGTGGGACGGTATTCATATGACTGAGGCTGCATACAAATTGATAGCTGACGGAATACTCCAAGGCCCGTATGCGATTCCTCCTTTCAATTGGTCTTGCCTCAACTCCGAGACTAACAAGAAATCATTAGACACAGATTATTCTTTGATCAACATTGATACAACCTTGTCTAAAACTTTGAGACAAGAGTGA
- the LOC104757207 gene encoding GDSL esterase/lipase At1g28600 isoform X1 gives MICKIIIKKPLRTSPMASLVTFFLSTLFVTVTIVSSETLCRNFESIISFGDSIADTGNLVALSDHNHLPGPAFPPYGETFFHHPTGRSCDGRIIIDFIAEFLGLPYVPPYFGSKNGNFEKGVNFAIASATALESSIFEERGFHIPYSNISLGVQLKSFKESLPNLCGSPSDCRDMIGNALILMGEIGGNDYNFPFFQRKPVKEVEELVPLVINTISSAVTELIAMGGRTFLVPGNFPIGCSVIYLTLYQTSNKEEYDPLTGCLKWLNNFGEYHEEQLHAELNRLRKLNPHVNIIYADYYNALLRLFQEPAKFGFGNRPFPACCGIGGPYNFSLNRNCGSVGVKSCNDPSKYVGWDGIHMTEAAYKLIADGILQGPYAIPPFNWSCLNSETNKKSLDTDYSLINIDTTLSKTLRQE, from the exons atgatttgtaaaataataataaaaaaaccacTCCGGACCTCTCCCATGGCGTCTCTCGTGACCTTCTTTTTATCTACTCTTTTTGTCACGGTCACTATCGTGAGCTCGGAGACGCTGTGCCGGAATTTCGAGTCGATCATCAGCTTCGGCGATTCGATTGCCGACACGGGAAACTTGGTCGCTCTCTCTGACCATAACCATCTTCCCGGGCCAGCGTTTCCGCCGTACGGAGAAACCTTCTTCCACCACCCAACTGGCCGTTCCTGCGACGGCCGCATCATCATAGACTTCATCG CTGAATTTTTGGGGCTTCCTTATGTGCCTCCTTACTTTGGatctaaaaatggaaactttgaGAAAGGAGTTAATTTTGCTATAGCTTCAGCAACGGCATTGGAAAGCTCTATTTTTGAGGAGAGAGGGTTTCATATTCCTTACAGCAACATCAGTTTAGGAGTTCAGCTAAAGAGCTTCAAGGAGAGTTTACCAAATCTATGTGGCTCGCCTTCAG ATTGTAGAGATATGATTGGAAATGCTTTGATTCTCATGGGAGAAATTGGAGGGAATGATTATAATTTCCCATTCTTCCAACGCAAACCTGTTAAGGAAGTCGAAGAGCTAGTTCCGCTGGTAATCAACACTATTTCTTCTGCAGTCACG GAGTTGATTGCTATGGGAGGCAGAACCTTTCTTGTGCCCGGAAATTTCCCTATAGGATGCTCAGTGATCTATTTGACATTATATCAGACATCAAACAAGGAAGAATATGATCCATTAACAGGATGTCTAAAATGGTTGAATAATTTTGGAGAATACCACGAAGAGCAGCTTCACGCAGAACTCAACAGACTCAGGAAGCTCAACCCTCATGTCAATATTATATACGCTGACTACTACAATGCTCTGTTGCGCCTTTTCCAAGAACCAGCCAAATTCG GGTTCGGGAACAGACCTTTCCCTGCTTGTTGTGGTATTGGAGGACCGTACAACTTCAGCCTCAATAGAAATTGTGGGAGTGTCGGAGTGAAATCGTGCAATGATCCTTCAAAGTATGTGGGGTGGGACGGTATTCATATGACTGAGGCTGCATACAAATTGATAGCTGACGGAATACTCCAAGGCCCGTATGCGATTCCTCCTTTCAATTGGTCTTGCCTCAACTCCGAGACTAACAAGAAATCATTAGACACAGATTATTCTTTGATCAACATTGATACAACCTTGTCTAAAACTTTGAGACAAGAGTGA
- the LOC104759482 gene encoding uncharacterized protein LOC104759482 yields the protein MVEIENMDEVFAGLFFVPAISEATPTTSTQPSLDPLPESLTIPQYPPDVINIVQQTEEGNNGYACQQPLIDSFELPNHLQDQFLSPPVPENYPSYPAYQHGPIGSHFNMYEQQPPPRNLTNREDEHLPPRMVTDLVMNDSQQNQISMIPPQPRMLSSSTRTCPLQNQNSMMPPPSQVSSSSTWTPQQNQIPMRRLQSQMPRSTTTRTHLLQNQISVTSPQLQIPSISTRQVLFWGIEEEMIKINLCMENHHCLPKERGSSCQ from the exons ATGGTAGAAATTGAGAACATGGACGAAGTATTTGCTGGATTATTCTTCGTTCCAGCAATAAGCGAGGCTACTCCCACAACGAGTACACAACCAAGTCTAGACCCATTGCCAGAGTCATTAACAATACCACAATATCCACCTGACGTG ATAAATATTGTTCAACAAACCGAAGAAGGAAACAATGGATATGCATGTCAGCAGCCATTGATTGATTCTTTTGAGTTACCAAATCATCTTCAAGATCAGTTTCTATCACCACCTGT ACCAGAAAATTACCCGTCGTATCCGGCGTACCAACATGGTCCGATTGGTTCACATTTCAACATGTACGAACAGCAGCCACCTCCAAGAAATTTAACAAACAGAGAAGACGAACATCTCCCCCCAAGGATGGTTACAGATTTGGTTAT GAATGAttctcaacaaaatcaaatttctatGATTCCTCCTCAACCTCGAATGCTGTCGAGCTCGACTAG GACTTGTcctctacaaaatcaaaattctatgATGCCTCCTCCATCTCAAGTGTCTTCGAGCTCTACTTg GACTcctcaacaaaatcaaatacctATGCGTCGTCTTCAATCTCAAATGCCAAGGTCTACTACTActag GACTCAtcttttacaaaatcaaatttctgTGACCTCTCCACAACTTCAAATACCATCGATTTCTACCAG ACAAGTGCTATTCTGGGGCATCGAAGAAGAAATGATCAAAATCAATTTGTGCATGGAGAATCATCATTGCCTGCCCAAAGAAAg AGGATCGTCTTGCCAGTAA
- the LOC109129891 gene encoding uncharacterized protein LOC109129891 encodes MDGTHVCVKVKPELQEMYWNRHDNAYLNIMAICDLNMLFTYIWNGAPGSCHDTTVLQMAQQIDTEFPLPPSDKYYLVDSGYPNKQGFFAPYRSSRNRFVRYHMSQFHSSPPPRNKHELFNQCHAFLRSVIERMFAVWKKKWRIFSDFPRYNIQIQKRVVMATVGLHNFIRISNFMDADFADIMTETKNNQNFEHDIGDMDATEIADGEAMTQIRDTIANMLWENQSNR; translated from the coding sequence ATGGATGGGACTCATGTATGCGTCAAAGTAAAGCCTGAGTTACAAGAAATGTATTGGAATCGGCACGATAATGCATATTTGAATATCATGGcaatatgtgatttgaatatGTTATTCACATATATCTGGAATGGAGCACCAGGATCATGCCACGATACAACTGTTCTGCAAATGGCACAACAAATTGATACCGAGTTTCCTTTGCCTCCATCAGATAAGTATTATCTCGTTGATTCTGGTTATCCAAACAAACAAGGATTTTTTGCTCCTTATAGATCATCACGAAATCGATTTGTGAGATATCATATGTCCCAGTTTCATTCTAGTCCTCCTCCAAGGAATAAACATGAATTGTTCAACCAATGTCATGCATTTTTACGTTCTGTTATTGAAAGAATGTTTGCAgtttggaagaagaagtggaggatattttctgattttccaagatataatattcaaattcaGAAAAGAGTAGTAATGGCTACAGTGGGACTACATAATTTTATCAGGATTTCAAATTTCATGGATGCAGATTTTGCAGATATAATGACTGAGAcgaaaaacaaccaaaattttgagCATGATATAGGTGACATGGATGCAACAGAGATAGCAGATGGAGAAGCTATGACGCAAATAAGAGATACTATTGCAAATATGTTATGGGAAAATCAAAGTAATCGAtaa